The sequence aagcacataaaaggcagcataaaagtaatccatgaaactctagtggttaaatacatatcttcaggagcgatatgattggtgtgggtgagaaactgttcaatattaaagtccttgtTTACCATACATTTTCCTCCCAGTCCAGTAGATGATATGCAGGATGAATGCAAATCATCTTAAAGAACGTGAAGGCGAGACAGTCTTTTTTGGCCACCCTTGTGGGCACATCCCTAGCACACCAAACTTTAGAGTTCAAGGAATAATGCCTTTATAACTTTCTAAACTCTGATACCACCCACAAGAAATGCTTTAGCAGGATTCTTATGtgaatcttaaaataaaaatcttgAATCAAATAAATCTTTCATTAATAGCGGCAAATCACTCATCCCAGCCCTTTGGATgttattcagattttatttcttttcttcagTTTCTAAGTTTCTTTAGAActatcaaacaaaaaaaaaactgtgcgcCAACTAATCCAGAAACTAAGAATTccatgttacatttattttaaaacaaagtgcTCAGTCACATACAAGAAATAAATTAAAAGCCATTTGTTCCATCACTCCAtagataaatattatatattaaacaaaaactTCTGGCTCTTTTTCACAATTATGTTGAAATCTTTTCTTTTTAGGTCATTTCAAGATAGATATCCTTCAGTAAGTGCCCATGAAAGATAGCACAGGTCTTTCATCAAGACTCAGTCAATAGAAGAGTGAATATTTCCCAATCAGAGGGCGTCTCAGGCATGGCTGATGGGCAGCGGTGTCATCGAGTGAAGCAAGAGTGACTGCAGCCCCAGTGAAGCGGAAGAGTGGACTACAAGGAGGAAAATTTGAGATCTTGTCAGCACAAGTTTTaaaacaccaaaaataaaaatctaacatCACATGACTTAGTCCTGACTAGGTTTCTGTGGATGTGCATACATTTATGTACAACTACATTGTGTGTAAATACAGTGCAAGTAGGATATTCACCGTAATTAATCAAGCCCCATACACTGAATCACTGGTACAGTAATATCCCATCAGAGCATAAAGTACCATCCATATAGGAGTGTAGAGCAGTGAGCATAGGGGTGTCCACAGGGGCGAAAGCAGCATACTGAAAGTCATCTATTAGAGGCGGAGAGAGTCTGGTAGGCTGCAGAGATGACACAGGTGCAGTGGATGAGTGATTTGGGCTCACATGCTTCTTATGACGAGCTCGACAGTTCTGGAACCAAACCTGAGCAGTAGACAGATGTTTGTTAGCCATTTTAACATGGCTATTTTGATAGTGATGAACAAGTTAATATTAAAGTAGGGTGATTTAAAGTCAGCAATGACAATCCAATAAAATATGCTTCAGAGACAGTGACTCTTACATGAACACAATGGACTGATATTGGAAACTTATGTAGGTTGGGAGTGTCCGTTTCTGTATTTGattaccccccccaaaaaaaaaaaaaaaaagtgtactccTCTATAACATTCAGCAcggaacaccatgcaaaatttTAAAAAAGTACATTAGAAGTACATTCATGGCACAAAACTAGAAATCAAAAAGTTGTCTTAAAGAGGACTCTATAAAATTTGATTTCCTCAAGCCTCACAGACAGACAAATTGCATTATACCTGAATAACCCTGCGGCTAAGACCAGTTCTTTCTGCCAGCTTTTGTAAAGTCTGGGCATCTGGATTGTTGTCCTGAGCAAACTGAGCTTGCATTATCTGAAAATGTAAAGATCTGCATTCAATTATTGAAAAATGACCCCATCTGGAGAAGCCAATACAAGAGTCAAATTTAATATATCTGGCAATATAGACAATCCAAAATTTTGAATTTCAGAGTTAACCTGTAGCTGGTCAGCTGTGAAACTTGTACGTGCCCTCTTGGCTGGCTTGGGTTGATTCACTTCCTGCTCCAAGGGAACAGCTCCCTCCACATTCACTCCTTTTCCTACAAGGCAGTAGGTGCAGATTAAAATGTAGCAGGACAAAAGCAAAGCACTGTTTCCTACAAGCGACGATGCAGCAAGAATTAAAAGATTAACAAAAAGGCAAATTGCGTAACCAACTATATTTATAGTTGGTTTTAAACCATTGAAAAGGACGAATGGGAAGACAAGATATCTGCGTTTTCTAAAAAGAGCATCAAAGCGTGAGTGCAAAATCTAAGCAACTTCTAACCATTCTCCATGGCGTGTTTCAGGTTGTCCAGCATGCAATCATAGTGCACTCGACACAGA comes from Xyrauchen texanus isolate HMW12.3.18 chromosome 9, RBS_HiC_50CHRs, whole genome shotgun sequence and encodes:
- the lhx8a gene encoding LIM/homeobox protein Lhx8a; amino-acid sequence: MYWKNEQTTSKESPGKNSCKTQELFEEVSCSSSLSRSPSSSPHAMTAKAICTSCGTEIVDKYLLKVNDMCWHVRCLSCSVCQTSLGRHISCYIKEREIFCKLDYFRKYGTRCAHCGKNIHSNDWVRRAKGNTYHLACFACFSCKRQLSTGEEFALVDERVLCRVHYDCMLDNLKHAMENGKGVNVEGAVPLEQEVNQPKPAKRARTSFTADQLQIMQAQFAQDNNPDAQTLQKLAERTGLSRRVIQVWFQNCRARHKKHVSPNHSSTAPVSSLQPTRLSPPLIDDFQYAAFAPVDTPMLTALHSYMDGTLCSDGILLYQ